Proteins encoded within one genomic window of Zavarzinella sp.:
- a CDS encoding WD40 repeat domain-containing protein, producing the protein MHLLRKSPTERPENATIVAKELSRIQGSLLAVPLAEEISDNPWSELDHPDSGATEIMPSVHLTEPKIKTKPNSRPNSDRKKLFRAGVLSLLGLMLLIIGTVAVIVIIRDEDGKKVAEIEGPSGGKVEILPGGASGTKLQPPVVPLLPKITPAEPILPVISKYLSEPGPFDKLDGNKISDELKFEGIPKEVVGAFGIRNRLSSLDPHLRHVQLSNDGKWLAMKSSDGGCIWDMATLTPHYVTNNSWADSQCVFSNDSKKVAFGDKWVRIYDLTGKTPRLEQLNKSMRSPVAFFPDSKRVVSPFQYPDRKSLVIWSTDPAIKEIQEINFPSEIAWVSGLIVSGNGKRIVARAFYEDPAKANIFVWDIEQQPAKLLHTIPTQRGSSPRTYTPFLITDDGSTLTEGVYHPEVDEQYHRIAVWDISKPTPIMKYREMIPLKGRRDIVCLVQWYDQNNSEILIGSGGFGNTYSIWSIKDGFKKVREIPLWVQAIGAENTRMIQLQYSNRRIDILDQQGKLLSSGADPRFDRYRLPCIIGDLIYTTSGNLEELHKTVHHLDQLIDGEFRYVGEVAGLNYHGHYSKRSPTGDFLASMPFSKWYDGKMKLAQSGIQLWPVVDGRLLPRKDELTFERAGGYVDWTWQPDGKAIWTAMTNGEIHKWDITQRPPVLQTIGTHDQVKQLTWSADAKTLVTAGGSEVKLWDMKFARPIARSVPISAGIQAIDSAFLDLSKNALWISGSNKDFGLVYRQSLDRFDVGPEVVFPDAGTRMKVSPNGRIVASWHTDNGWTFWDCQTRKVITKWDVGPYEYESGFWLEDGRHFCVVQYGAVYFLRLETTPAKPASASMVPKS; encoded by the coding sequence ATGCATCTACTTCGAAAATCGCCCACAGAACGCCCTGAAAATGCCACAATTGTGGCAAAAGAGTTGAGCAGGATACAAGGCAGTCTGCTGGCTGTGCCACTGGCAGAAGAGATTTCTGACAATCCCTGGAGTGAGCTGGATCATCCGGATTCTGGTGCGACCGAGATTATGCCTTCAGTGCATCTCACAGAGCCAAAAATCAAAACTAAGCCAAATTCTCGCCCCAACAGTGATCGAAAAAAATTATTTCGAGCGGGAGTATTATCGCTCCTTGGGCTAATGCTACTGATTATTGGCACCGTAGCGGTTATTGTCATCATCCGCGACGAAGATGGTAAAAAGGTTGCTGAAATTGAAGGCCCATCTGGAGGTAAAGTAGAAATTCTCCCTGGTGGTGCCTCCGGCACCAAACTGCAGCCACCAGTTGTGCCCTTGCTACCCAAAATTACTCCAGCAGAACCCATTCTGCCAGTTATTTCGAAATACCTAAGCGAACCAGGGCCCTTCGATAAACTTGACGGAAATAAGATCTCTGACGAATTAAAGTTTGAAGGGATCCCCAAAGAAGTGGTAGGGGCCTTTGGCATCCGCAATAGATTATCATCACTTGATCCCCACTTGCGACACGTTCAATTGAGTAATGATGGGAAGTGGCTGGCAATGAAATCCTCTGACGGTGGGTGCATCTGGGATATGGCGACACTCACCCCCCATTATGTGACAAATAACAGTTGGGCAGATTCTCAATGTGTCTTTTCCAACGACAGCAAAAAAGTGGCCTTTGGAGACAAATGGGTTCGGATCTATGATTTAACTGGAAAAACACCACGTTTAGAACAGCTCAACAAATCAATGAGAAGTCCGGTAGCATTTTTTCCAGATTCAAAACGAGTTGTATCGCCATTCCAGTACCCGGATCGAAAATCACTGGTAATCTGGTCAACAGATCCAGCAATCAAAGAAATCCAGGAAATCAATTTTCCCAGTGAAATTGCATGGGTATCCGGTCTGATCGTATCAGGAAATGGTAAACGAATTGTTGCAAGAGCTTTTTACGAAGACCCTGCCAAAGCGAACATATTTGTCTGGGATATTGAGCAGCAACCTGCGAAATTACTCCACACAATCCCCACCCAGCGAGGTAGTTCTCCGAGAACCTATACTCCATTTCTAATTACTGATGATGGAAGTACTTTAACTGAAGGCGTTTATCATCCCGAGGTGGATGAGCAGTACCACCGAATTGCAGTCTGGGATATTTCCAAGCCGACTCCAATCATGAAGTATCGTGAAATGATTCCGCTAAAGGGTAGGCGGGACATTGTTTGCCTGGTCCAGTGGTATGATCAGAATAACAGCGAAATTCTCATTGGTAGTGGTGGCTTTGGAAACACGTACTCAATCTGGTCCATCAAAGATGGCTTCAAGAAAGTGCGTGAGATACCACTATGGGTGCAAGCGATTGGTGCGGAAAATACGAGGATGATCCAGTTGCAATACAGCAACAGAAGAATTGACATTCTTGATCAGCAAGGGAAACTGCTATCGTCCGGAGCAGATCCACGATTTGATCGGTATCGACTGCCTTGCATCATTGGCGATCTTATTTACACCACATCTGGGAACTTAGAAGAACTACATAAGACAGTGCACCATCTCGATCAATTAATTGATGGTGAATTCCGTTATGTTGGTGAAGTAGCAGGCCTGAATTATCATGGGCACTATTCGAAAAGGTCACCAACTGGCGATTTTCTCGCCTCGATGCCATTTTCAAAGTGGTATGATGGCAAAATGAAACTGGCACAGAGCGGAATTCAGCTGTGGCCAGTTGTTGATGGGCGATTATTGCCACGTAAAGACGAATTGACATTCGAACGTGCCGGGGGCTACGTCGACTGGACCTGGCAACCAGATGGCAAAGCAATCTGGACAGCGATGACCAATGGTGAAATTCATAAATGGGACATCACCCAGCGACCACCCGTATTACAAACCATTGGTACCCACGATCAGGTGAAGCAGTTGACCTGGTCTGCTGATGCGAAAACACTGGTAACTGCAGGTGGCAGTGAAGTGAAATTGTGGGACATGAAGTTTGCCCGTCCGATTGCCAGAAGTGTCCCCATATCGGCTGGAATACAAGCGATTGATTCTGCTTTTCTGGATCTTTCAAAGAATGCATTATGGATCAGTGGCAGCAATAAAGATTTTGGACTTGTTTACCGTCAGTCGCTCGACCGGTTTGATGTTGGCCCAGAAGTGGTGTTTCCGGATGCCGGCACAAGGATGAAAGTTTCACCTAATGGTCGTATCGTTGCTTCCTGGCACACGGACAATGGCTGGACCTTCTGGGATTGTCAAACAAGGAAAGTAATTACAAAGTGGGATGTCGGACCATACGAATATGAATCTGGCTTCTGGCTGGAAGATGGCAGGCATTTCTGCGTAGTACAATATGGTGCGGTGTATTTCTTGCGACTGGAAACAACTCCAGCAAAACCTGCCTCCGCCAGCATGGTTCCGAAAAGTTGA
- a CDS encoding superoxide dismutase — MLPKTLLVAQEASKEFTLPKLPYATDALVPHIDAKTMEIHHGKHHAGYVANLNKALAGTDWVGKPIEEILANLGKAPKAIQAALRNNGGGHYNHTLFWQVMSAKGGKPSAELAAAIEKSFKSFDAMLAEFKTSAMTRFGSGWAWLVAGKEGKLGILSSANQDNPLMIGAGVPILGIDVWEHAYYLNYQNRRADYVDAFFKVINWDFVSARYQAAVKM; from the coding sequence ATGTTACCGAAAACCCTGTTGGTGGCACAAGAAGCATCTAAAGAGTTCACTCTGCCGAAATTACCATATGCCACCGATGCCCTGGTGCCTCACATTGATGCCAAAACGATGGAAATCCATCACGGCAAGCACCATGCTGGTTATGTGGCCAACCTGAACAAAGCTCTGGCTGGCACCGATTGGGTAGGCAAGCCGATTGAAGAAATCCTGGCCAACCTGGGCAAAGCACCCAAGGCAATTCAGGCCGCACTCCGCAACAACGGTGGGGGGCATTACAACCACACCTTGTTCTGGCAGGTAATGTCCGCGAAAGGTGGCAAACCTTCTGCAGAATTGGCCGCAGCCATCGAAAAGTCATTCAAAAGTTTTGATGCCATGCTCGCCGAGTTCAAAACTTCGGCAATGACCCGCTTCGGCAGTGGCTGGGCCTGGCTGGTGGCAGGAAAAGAAGGCAAATTGGGCATTTTAAGCTCCGCAAATCAGGATAATCCCCTGATGATCGGTGCGGGCGTGCCGATTCTGGGCATTGATGTTTGGGAACACGCTTACTACCTCAACTACCAGAACCGCCGTGCAGACTATGTTGATGCATTCTTCAAAGTGATCAACTGGGATTTCGTTTCCGCACGCTATCAGGCGGCGGTCAAAATGTAA
- a CDS encoding DNA polymerase ligase N-terminal domain-containing protein produces MSSIRKRFSILRHDWPILHWDFFLERETDLQSWRLPTEPKAPYHVVAEANFPHRLLYLDYEGPVSNDRGSVSIWDKGTYSVILMDSRTVIVDLTGTHASGRWTIEMAATDDQWNCTWEAP; encoded by the coding sequence ATGTCATCTATTCGCAAGCGATTTTCCATTTTACGCCACGATTGGCCGATCCTGCACTGGGACTTCTTTCTGGAACGGGAAACCGATTTGCAGTCGTGGCGATTGCCCACAGAACCAAAAGCCCCCTATCACGTGGTAGCAGAAGCAAACTTTCCCCACCGGTTACTCTATCTCGATTACGAAGGCCCCGTATCCAACGACCGTGGTTCCGTAAGTATCTGGGATAAAGGTACTTACAGCGTTATTCTAATGGATAGCCGAACAGTGATAGTTGACCTCACTGGCACCCACGCCAGTGGGAGATGGACAATAGAAATGGCTGCCACCGACGATCAATGGAACTGCACATGGGAAGCACCTTAG
- a CDS encoding FAD-linked oxidase C-terminal domain-containing protein has protein sequence MMAPVTSRPTANSGVVLQQLLDIVGRDGILSQPSDLMAYECDGFTIEKNQPEIVVFPTTTEQVAAIVKVCQNHEIPFMARGAGTSLAGGCVPVGGGVLIALARMKKILEINYADRYAHVQAGVVNRWLSDACKGAGFHFAPDPSSQGACTIGGNVATNSGGPHTLKYGVTVNHVLGVELVLPDGRIVVCGGPIEDTPGYDLAGVIVGSEGTFGIVTSAWVRLTRNPQGYRTLLGVFQTVDDATNAISEIIGAGIVPAALELLDQLILGAVEQAFRFGFPLDAGAVLIMEVDGIEAGLDAEASRMEEIAMKNGAREVRRANTEAERLALWKCRKQAFGAVGRLAPSYCTQDGVVPRTRLPEMLRFIAAVSQKHQIRIANVFHAGDGNLHPIMLFDERDQDQLQRVLTASHEILDECIRLGGSVTGEHGIGVEKRDFMPKLFAEQDLAFMVRLRNAFNPTNLCSPQKMLPTAGACSEPAAVLQEKPSRRAAL, from the coding sequence ATGATGGCACCGGTTACTTCTCGCCCCACTGCAAACAGCGGTGTGGTGTTACAACAACTGCTTGATATTGTGGGTCGGGATGGCATTCTCAGCCAGCCGAGTGATCTGATGGCGTACGAATGCGATGGCTTCACGATCGAAAAAAATCAGCCGGAAATCGTGGTCTTCCCCACCACCACGGAACAGGTGGCAGCAATTGTGAAGGTATGCCAGAACCACGAAATCCCTTTTATGGCACGTGGGGCCGGCACCAGTCTCGCAGGTGGCTGCGTGCCCGTCGGTGGGGGTGTGTTGATTGCCCTGGCACGGATGAAAAAAATCCTGGAGATCAACTACGCCGATCGTTACGCCCACGTGCAGGCTGGTGTGGTGAATCGCTGGCTGAGCGACGCCTGCAAAGGTGCTGGTTTTCACTTTGCACCCGATCCCAGCAGTCAGGGTGCCTGCACCATCGGCGGGAATGTGGCAACCAATTCCGGCGGCCCACACACGTTGAAATATGGTGTCACAGTCAACCACGTGCTGGGTGTCGAACTGGTGCTGCCGGATGGACGCATCGTGGTGTGCGGCGGCCCCATTGAAGATACCCCAGGCTACGATCTTGCTGGCGTGATCGTGGGCAGTGAAGGCACTTTCGGCATCGTTACCAGTGCGTGGGTTCGCCTGACACGAAATCCCCAGGGCTATCGCACACTGCTGGGGGTATTTCAGACTGTTGATGATGCCACCAACGCCATCAGCGAAATTATTGGTGCGGGCATTGTGCCTGCCGCACTGGAACTGCTGGATCAATTAATCCTGGGTGCAGTCGAACAGGCGTTTCGTTTCGGTTTCCCACTGGATGCCGGTGCGGTGCTGATTATGGAAGTGGATGGCATCGAAGCAGGGCTGGATGCGGAAGCTTCTCGCATGGAAGAAATTGCCATGAAGAATGGTGCCCGCGAAGTACGTCGGGCGAATACCGAAGCAGAACGTCTGGCACTCTGGAAATGCCGGAAACAGGCCTTCGGTGCTGTAGGCAGGTTGGCACCGAGTTATTGCACGCAGGATGGTGTTGTACCACGCACGCGCTTGCCGGAAATGCTGCGGTTTATTGCTGCCGTCAGCCAGAAGCACCAGATTCGCATTGCCAACGTGTTTCACGCGGGCGATGGGAACCTGCACCCCATCATGCTGTTCGATGAACGCGATCAGGATCAGTTGCAACGGGTGCTGACTGCCAGCCACGAGATTCTGGATGAATGCATCCGCCTGGGTGGCAGTGTCACCGGAGAGCACGGAATTGGCGTGGAAAAACGGGATTTCATGCCGAAGTTATTTGCGGAACAAGACCTTGCCTTCATGGTTCGGTTGCGGAATGCGTTCAACCCCACGAATTTGTGCAGCCCACAGAAGATGCTGCCCACCGCCGGGGCCTGTTCAGAACCCGCTGCGGTGCTGCAGGAAAAACCGTCCCGCCGTGCTGCACTTTAA
- a CDS encoding serine/threonine-protein kinase, which translates to MTSDDKDQPLQVSNSQLFTKTSELEQAKSPAQNPQQDDELAFLSPPQAEGEIGRLGNYAVHRKLGQGGMGLVLEAEDLLLKRRVALKVMKPEIATKESQRLRFIREAQAAAAVEHDHICPIFQVGLENGVPYIAMPFLKGDPLDAYFKMRKPLPMYEVVQIGREVAEGLAAAHRAGLVHRDIKPGNIWLEQLADGRTRVRILDFGLARSVKEDVGLTQAGAIIGTPAYMAPEQARSKPLDHRCDLFSLGVMLYELSVGKRPFSGSVILFRY; encoded by the coding sequence ATGACGTCCGACGACAAAGACCAGCCGTTGCAGGTCAGCAACAGTCAGCTTTTCACAAAAACCAGCGAATTGGAACAAGCAAAATCGCCTGCACAAAACCCGCAGCAGGATGATGAATTGGCGTTTTTATCCCCTCCTCAGGCAGAAGGCGAAATTGGCAGGCTCGGAAATTACGCGGTGCATCGCAAGCTGGGCCAGGGTGGCATGGGATTAGTTCTGGAAGCAGAAGACCTGCTCCTAAAACGCAGAGTCGCGTTAAAGGTGATGAAGCCGGAAATTGCAACGAAAGAATCACAACGGTTGCGCTTCATCAGGGAGGCACAGGCGGCAGCGGCAGTAGAACACGACCACATCTGCCCAATCTTCCAGGTGGGACTGGAAAACGGTGTCCCCTACATCGCCATGCCGTTTCTCAAAGGCGATCCACTGGATGCCTATTTCAAAATGCGGAAACCACTGCCGATGTATGAAGTAGTTCAGATTGGTCGAGAAGTGGCAGAAGGGCTTGCCGCTGCCCACCGCGCTGGATTGGTGCACCGCGATATCAAGCCTGGCAATATCTGGCTGGAACAACTTGCTGACGGCCGCACGCGCGTGCGGATACTGGATTTTGGGCTCGCCAGAAGCGTGAAAGAAGATGTCGGGCTGACACAGGCAGGCGCCATCATAGGTACTCCCGCTTACATGGCACCGGAACAGGCACGTTCCAAACCACTGGATCATCGCTGCGACCTGTTCAGCCTGGGAGTGATGCTCTATGAATTGTCTGTTGGGAAACGGCCGTTTTCCGGCAGTGTGATACTCTTTCGTTATTAA
- a CDS encoding DsrE family protein, which produces MVQAQPPETKLAYPLIKGYGEVVPRPNAAYQPQKGEKAVFDITSGGKPEALNKGLERAARLVNLYGSAGLKAGDFQLVLVLHGDATGATMTDAGYATMFQTKSNPNTELIGLLHQAGVKIYVCGQALNYKKIADDQVRKDIPIALSALNVVIKEQSAGAAYIPVP; this is translated from the coding sequence ATGGTGCAAGCGCAACCACCAGAAACGAAACTGGCCTACCCTTTAATCAAAGGCTATGGCGAAGTGGTGCCACGTCCGAATGCAGCTTATCAGCCTCAAAAAGGTGAAAAGGCTGTCTTTGACATCACTTCAGGTGGGAAGCCAGAAGCCCTGAACAAAGGACTGGAACGTGCTGCACGCTTGGTAAATCTGTACGGTTCTGCCGGTTTGAAAGCAGGTGACTTCCAACTAGTGTTGGTGCTGCACGGTGATGCCACCGGTGCCACGATGACCGATGCCGGTTACGCAACCATGTTCCAGACAAAAAGTAATCCAAACACGGAATTAATTGGGTTGCTGCACCAGGCTGGGGTGAAAATCTATGTCTGTGGGCAAGCATTGAACTACAAGAAAATTGCCGACGATCAGGTTCGGAAAGATATTCCCATTGCCTTAAGTGCTTTGAATGTAGTAATTAAGGAACAATCCGCTGGCGCAGCCTACATCCCAGTTCCGTAA